The Staphylococcus carnosus genome has a segment encoding these proteins:
- a CDS encoding tetratricopeptide repeat protein — protein MEDTNKLIDDIHLQKIDNLDSRVEKAITTSDDDTLFLLGETLYNYGLTPQGLEVFRALYNKFPDETELLSYFIEGLIAEDKTDEALEYLSQADLSTERLMLEADLYQQINMLEVAIDKIEEAIELEPNDPVLHFALAELMYFDGQYLRASAEYETVLETGEYMVNGVNLYARMADSALQSGNYDDAVKLYEEISEQDITSEDYMKKALAYEKNELLQEAIKIMSTLMDKDPDFMQGYYYIQQLYLQQKDYKSAIEVGKEGLRLNQFYKELMLSTGKIEIDHGDQQDGIELLLKALELDSSYQEPLIELSSLYRTQENNEGIISLMQFADEDDLDPRFMWNLAYALGAEERDKEAQHFFDMAKPTYENNPDFLGDYYFFLIETGQIEQAKALLPKLLELDPNNEEWQQEAERLQLY, from the coding sequence ATGGAAGACACAAATAAATTAATCGATGATATTCACCTGCAAAAAATAGATAATCTGGATAGTCGAGTTGAAAAAGCGATTACAACTTCAGATGATGATACTTTATTTTTATTAGGAGAAACATTATATAATTATGGATTAACACCTCAAGGTTTAGAAGTATTCAGAGCATTATATAATAAATTTCCTGATGAAACAGAACTATTAAGTTACTTTATTGAAGGCTTAATTGCTGAAGATAAAACAGATGAAGCTTTAGAATATCTGAGCCAAGCTGACTTATCTACTGAAAGATTAATGCTGGAAGCTGATTTATATCAACAAATCAATATGTTAGAAGTAGCGATTGATAAAATTGAAGAAGCAATTGAACTGGAACCGAATGACCCTGTCTTGCATTTTGCTTTAGCTGAATTAATGTATTTTGATGGTCAATATTTACGTGCTTCAGCAGAGTACGAAACTGTACTTGAAACTGGAGAATACATGGTTAATGGCGTAAATTTATATGCACGTATGGCAGATAGTGCCTTGCAGAGCGGTAACTATGATGATGCGGTTAAACTTTATGAAGAGATTTCAGAACAAGATATAACATCAGAAGATTACATGAAAAAAGCTTTAGCTTACGAAAAAAATGAGTTACTGCAAGAAGCTATTAAAATAATGAGTACATTAATGGATAAAGATCCAGACTTCATGCAAGGTTATTATTATATTCAACAACTTTACTTACAGCAAAAAGATTATAAATCCGCAATTGAAGTAGGTAAAGAAGGCTTACGTTTAAACCAATTTTATAAAGAGCTGATGTTATCTACCGGTAAAATTGAAATCGACCATGGTGATCAACAAGATGGCATCGAGCTGTTATTAAAAGCGCTTGAATTAGATAGTTCTTATCAAGAACCTTTAATCGAATTAAGTAGTTTATACCGCACTCAAGAAAACAATGAAGGTATTATTTCATTGATGCAATTTGCTGATGAAGACGATTTAGATCCAAGATTTATGTGGAACTTAGCATATGCATTAGGGGCAGAAGAAAGAGATAAAGAAGCACAGCATTTCTTCGATATGGCAAAACCAACTTATGAAAATAACCCTGATTTTCTTGGCGACTATTATTTCTTCTTGATTGAAACTGGACAAATTGAACAAGCAAAAGCGTTGTTGCCAAAATTACTAGAATTAGATCCAAATAACGAAGAATGGCAACAAGAAGCAGAACGCCTTCAACTCTATTAA
- the aroA gene encoding 3-phosphoshikimate 1-carboxyvinyltransferase gives MTKTETINLRGPLKGEFEVPGDKSMTHRAIMLSSLAQGQSVITKPLLAEDCLRTMKIFELLGVNFDIKDDKVFVDSPGYQNFKTPHQSLYTGNSGTTTRIMAGLLSGIGIQSVLSGDESIGKRPMNRVIDPLKEMGASITGIENNYTPLVINPSDIQGIDYKMPVASAQVKSAILFASLFSKTASTITEIGITRNHTETMFEHYNIPLKINGNVIQTIPDAITSIKVKDFTVPGDISSAAFFIVAALITPGSDITIHNVGMNSTRSGIIDIVKEMKGNIEIINQTNTSEPTASIRIQYTPDLQPAELSGELITRAIDEIPIVALLCTQANGSSVIKDAEELKFKETNRIETTSDELGLLGFEVHPTDDGFIIHPSKFEHAASVSSYTDHRIGMTLAIASLLSDETLAIRNFDSVNTSFPEFLPLLKSISQKG, from the coding sequence ATGACTAAGACTGAAACAATTAACCTACGCGGCCCTTTAAAAGGAGAATTTGAAGTTCCAGGGGATAAATCAATGACTCACCGTGCAATTATGCTAAGCTCTTTAGCTCAAGGACAATCTGTAATCACAAAACCGCTTCTAGCCGAAGATTGCTTAAGAACCATGAAAATTTTTGAATTGTTAGGTGTAAATTTTGATATTAAAGATGATAAAGTGTTTGTTGATTCACCAGGGTATCAAAACTTCAAAACACCGCATCAATCATTATATACAGGCAATTCCGGTACAACTACAAGAATAATGGCCGGCTTATTAAGCGGAATAGGCATCCAGTCTGTACTTTCTGGTGATGAATCTATTGGAAAACGTCCAATGAATCGTGTCATAGATCCGTTAAAAGAAATGGGTGCTTCTATAACAGGAATAGAAAATAATTATACACCACTTGTAATAAACCCATCTGACATCCAGGGTATTGATTACAAAATGCCAGTCGCAAGTGCACAAGTAAAAAGTGCTATTTTATTTGCAAGTCTATTTTCTAAGACCGCTTCTACAATAACTGAAATCGGTATTACCAGAAATCACACTGAAACAATGTTTGAACATTACAACATCCCATTAAAAATCAATGGAAACGTAATTCAAACAATTCCAGATGCAATCACATCTATTAAAGTTAAAGATTTCACAGTACCTGGAGATATTTCTTCAGCAGCATTCTTTATAGTTGCTGCGTTGATTACTCCGGGCAGTGATATTACCATCCATAATGTAGGTATGAACTCGACACGTTCGGGTATTATTGATATCGTAAAAGAAATGAAGGGGAATATAGAAATTATTAACCAAACAAATACTTCAGAACCTACTGCATCCATTAGAATTCAGTATACCCCTGATTTACAACCAGCAGAGTTATCAGGAGAACTCATTACACGTGCAATAGATGAAATACCAATAGTCGCACTTTTATGTACACAAGCAAATGGATCAAGTGTCATTAAAGATGCTGAAGAGTTGAAATTCAAAGAAACAAATCGGATTGAAACAACATCAGATGAATTAGGTTTGCTAGGTTTTGAAGTACATCCGACCGATGACGGTTTTATTATTCACCCATCAAAATTCGAACACGCTGCCTCAGTAAGTTCGTATACAGACCATCGTATTGGCATGACACTTGCTATTGCATCTTTATTAAGCGATGAAACTTTAGCAATCAGAAATTTTGATTCAGTTAATACTTCTTTCCCTGAATTCTTGCCTTTATTAAAATCGATTTCACAGAAAGGATAA
- the aroB gene encoding 3-dehydroquinate synthase produces the protein MELMTTYKSNNYPIIIKNNAITELTELLKPYRDVVFIVDKNVEFALPEKIQQALSSTSSEQFTHILKVEGNETTKTFAVYQHIIEELLEQSITRNTCIIAIGGGVIGDFAGFVAATILRGVDFIQVPTTILAHDSSVGGKVGINTPQGKNLVGAFYRPTAVLYDLDFLNTLPYTEISSGYAEVYKHALLNGEEAQLEIETAFPDKKALESLVSLDKFLLKGIQTKLNIVIEDEHEQGKRKFLNLGHTFGHAIEYNQKIPHGHAVMIGILYQFIVANELLNTQFDIMHYINYFKNLDYPLEKVLDTNFEPLLALMSKDKKNDKSGIQMVLLKEIGKPKVIHVNNEVLEKSFATLQNYLK, from the coding sequence ATGGAATTAATGACAACTTATAAAAGTAATAATTATCCAATTATAATTAAAAACAATGCGATTACAGAATTAACAGAATTGCTCAAACCGTATAGAGACGTTGTATTTATTGTTGATAAAAATGTAGAATTTGCACTTCCGGAAAAAATTCAGCAAGCACTATCTTCTACAAGTTCAGAACAGTTTACTCATATTTTAAAAGTAGAAGGAAATGAAACAACTAAAACTTTTGCAGTGTATCAACATATTATTGAAGAACTTTTAGAACAAAGTATTACAAGAAATACTTGTATCATTGCAATTGGTGGTGGCGTTATTGGAGATTTCGCAGGCTTTGTCGCTGCTACTATTTTAAGAGGTGTAGACTTTATTCAAGTCCCTACAACAATTTTAGCTCACGATTCTAGTGTTGGTGGAAAAGTAGGGATTAATACGCCACAAGGGAAAAATTTAGTGGGTGCATTTTATCGACCAACAGCTGTTTTATATGATTTAGACTTTTTAAACACATTACCTTATACAGAAATTTCTAGTGGTTATGCTGAAGTATATAAGCATGCGCTTTTAAACGGTGAAGAGGCTCAATTAGAAATTGAAACTGCTTTTCCTGATAAAAAAGCATTAGAATCTCTTGTAAGTTTAGATAAATTTTTACTTAAAGGTATTCAAACAAAATTAAATATAGTAATAGAAGACGAACATGAACAAGGAAAACGTAAATTTTTAAATTTAGGTCATACATTTGGACATGCGATAGAATATAATCAAAAAATTCCTCATGGTCACGCTGTTATGATTGGCATTTTATATCAATTCATAGTAGCAAATGAATTACTAAATACACAATTCGACATCATGCATTATATCAATTACTTTAAAAATTTAGATTACCCTTTAGAAAAAGTTTTAGATACTAACTTTGAACCATTATTAGCATTAATGTCAAAAGACAAGAAAAATGATAAATCCGGTATTCAGATGGTATTATTAAAAGAAATAGGAAAACCAAAAGTTATTCATGTAAATAACGAAGTACTCGAGAAATCTTTTGCGACGTTACAAAATTACCTAAAGTGA
- a CDS encoding nucleotide pyrophosphohydrolase gives MKTMEEMQKEVDQYIGQFKAGYFSPLANLARLTEEVGELAREINHVYGEKKKKDTEEENTIKAELGDNLFVLLCIANSLDIDMTESFNETMDKFNTRDKNRFERK, from the coding sequence ATGAAAACAATGGAAGAAATGCAAAAAGAAGTTGATCAATACATCGGTCAATTTAAAGCAGGATATTTTTCACCTTTAGCTAACTTAGCACGTTTAACAGAAGAAGTTGGCGAATTAGCTAGAGAAATCAATCATGTCTACGGTGAAAAGAAAAAAAAAGATACAGAAGAAGAAAATACCATTAAAGCTGAGTTAGGCGATAATTTATTTGTGTTGTTATGTATCGCAAATTCACTCGATATTGATATGACAGAAAGTTTCAATGAAACAATGGATAAATTCAATACACGTGATAAAAATCGTTTTGAACGCAAGTAA
- the bshA gene encoding N-acetyl-alpha-D-glucosaminyl L-malate synthase BshA, with amino-acid sequence MKIGITCYPSMGGSGIIATELGIILAERGHDVHFITSNLPFRIRKPLPNITFHQVEVNQYAVFQYPPYDISLSTKIASVIKEYDLDILHMHYAVPHAICGILGRQMSGKDVKIMTTLHGTDITVLGYDHSLKDAIKFGIENSDVVTSVSQSLAEQTKKIIGTKKEIEPIYNFVREIDFPTKRNDKLKEMYGIDPNEKVLIHVSNFRQVKRIDTILETFKKVHDQIPSKLLLLGDGPELMEMKKLAKDLGILDAVMFLGKQEFVNQFYQMSDLVLLLSEKESFGLTLLEAMKTGVVPIGSTAGGIKEVIKHEETGFVVDVGDSEQASQYAIQLLTDENLYQKMRENMLQDISERFNSDLIADQYEYYYKQMLED; translated from the coding sequence ATGAAAATAGGAATTACATGTTATCCATCTATGGGAGGTTCAGGCATTATTGCTACTGAACTTGGGATAATTCTCGCTGAACGTGGCCACGATGTACACTTCATCACTTCAAACTTGCCGTTTCGTATCCGTAAACCACTTCCAAATATTACGTTTCATCAAGTTGAGGTTAACCAATATGCTGTATTTCAATATCCACCTTATGATATCAGCCTTAGTACCAAAATAGCTTCAGTTATAAAAGAATATGATTTAGATATCTTACATATGCATTATGCTGTACCACATGCAATATGCGGGATTTTGGGACGTCAAATGTCTGGAAAAGACGTTAAAATTATGACCACATTACATGGTACTGACATAACTGTCCTTGGATATGATCATTCTTTAAAAGATGCTATAAAATTCGGAATAGAAAATAGTGATGTTGTAACAAGTGTTAGTCAATCATTAGCAGAACAGACTAAAAAAATTATTGGTACAAAAAAAGAAATCGAACCCATTTATAATTTTGTACGCGAGATAGATTTCCCGACTAAAAGAAATGATAAATTGAAAGAAATGTATGGGATTGACCCGAATGAAAAAGTTTTAATACATGTCTCTAATTTCAGACAAGTTAAGCGTATTGATACAATCCTAGAAACTTTTAAAAAAGTACATGATCAAATTCCATCTAAATTGCTACTTTTAGGTGATGGACCTGAATTAATGGAAATGAAAAAACTTGCTAAAGATTTAGGAATTCTTGATGCCGTCATGTTTTTAGGTAAGCAAGAATTTGTGAATCAATTTTATCAAATGTCAGATTTAGTTTTGCTTCTCAGTGAAAAAGAAAGTTTTGGATTGACATTGCTTGAAGCAATGAAGACTGGAGTTGTACCTATTGGTTCAACAGCAGGTGGTATAAAAGAAGTCATTAAACATGAAGAAACTGGATTTGTCGTTGATGTTGGTGATAGTGAACAAGCGAGCCAGTATGCTATTCAGTTATTGACGGATGAAAATTTATATCAAAAAATGCGTGAAAATATGTTGCAGGATATTTCAGAACGTTTTAATTCAGATTTAATTGCTGATCAATATGAATATTACTATAAACAAATGCTAGAGGATTAA
- a CDS encoding DUF1405 domain-containing protein gives MTLTNWWRWAIYSRPFLLFALVCNILGTIYGYIWYGSQLKTAPWYFQIFIPNSPTASLFLCIALILLLFGKNSSIIEALAFMTLIKYGVWAVVMNLILFYQYDEISINGMMLLISHGIMAAEAIIFYPRFKISLLGGIVSILWIFHNDLIDYVFMQFPFYPFIDSHLELVAYIAFILSSISVLLYFYLGKWTQHKLFDQSLRSQ, from the coding sequence ATGACATTAACAAATTGGTGGAGATGGGCGATTTATTCTCGTCCATTTCTTTTGTTTGCATTAGTTTGTAATATATTAGGAACTATTTATGGTTATATTTGGTATGGTAGTCAATTAAAAACAGCACCATGGTATTTCCAAATTTTCATACCTAATAGTCCTACAGCTTCTTTATTTTTATGTATTGCTTTGATTTTATTATTATTCGGGAAAAATAGTTCTATTATAGAAGCGCTCGCATTTATGACACTCATTAAATATGGTGTCTGGGCTGTAGTCATGAATCTTATACTATTTTATCAATATGATGAAATTTCAATTAACGGGATGATGTTACTGATTTCACATGGTATTATGGCAGCAGAAGCTATTATATTTTATCCAAGATTTAAAATTAGTTTGCTTGGCGGAATCGTATCAATACTGTGGATTTTTCATAATGATTTAATAGATTACGTTTTCATGCAGTTTCCTTTTTATCCATTTATTGATTCTCATCTAGAATTAGTAGCCTATATTGCTTTTATTTTAAGCAGCATTAGTGTATTATTATACTTCTACTTGGGGAAATGGACTCAACACAAATTGTTTGACCAATCTTTACGTTCTCAGTAA
- a CDS encoding YpiB family protein, with product MIDKESLNLMKKNFIEYLLFQYKFKSRISVWLLNLIKSDVERLDDIYFVDQSIPNHNTLEISVADTEKTAIQYYDNQIDYRNTNEIFRHIAYERPKFDIKINLTKRDVRLDEILLSQLLLSPDYSLHLHDLYAVTMTPQAELSLINRLQNTIDISLQIHDSEYFYRLSHLLNTLKARSINFPTKD from the coding sequence ATGATTGATAAAGAAAGTCTCAATTTAATGAAAAAGAACTTTATTGAATACTTATTATTTCAATACAAATTCAAATCTAGGATTAGCGTATGGTTACTTAATTTAATAAAATCTGATGTTGAACGATTAGATGATATCTATTTTGTAGATCAATCTATACCAAACCATAATACACTTGAAATTTCAGTTGCTGACACTGAGAAAACTGCTATCCAATATTATGACAATCAAATTGATTACAGGAATACAAATGAGATATTCAGACATATCGCTTACGAAAGACCTAAGTTCGATATTAAAATCAATTTGACTAAAAGAGATGTCAGGTTAGATGAAATCCTATTATCACAATTATTGCTTTCACCTGATTATTCTCTGCATCTTCATGATTTATATGCTGTTACTATGACACCGCAGGCTGAATTATCATTGATTAATAGGTTGCAAAATACGATTGATATCAGCTTACAGATACATGACTCTGAATATTTTTATAGATTGTCGCATTTATTAAATACACTAAAAGCAAGATCAATCAATTTTCCAACAAAGGATTGA
- a CDS encoding biotin--[acetyl-CoA-carboxylase] ligase, translated as MSKYSQDVVQILYDNQPEFVSGQTIAEQLNISRTSVKKIIDQLKVEGCEINSVNHKGHQLKQLADIWYQGIVEKIVDAQGFFKETFVFPTIDSTQLAAKQKLVGNQDSLLILSNEQTKGRGRFNRPWDSAKGKGLWMSAVFRPNVPFSMITTFNLFMALAIRETIQEFSKDEVAVKWPNDIYIGDKKVCGFLTEMSANSDGIEAVICGIGINMNQEASEFPNEIAHRATSIFNHSDEKINRYEFLKLLLENIKNRYMQFLTVPFESIREEYIEHSNIWNRKLKFTENDKQFPGKAVDIDKDGFLHVEDEQGEKHRLMSADIDL; from the coding sequence ATGTCGAAATATAGTCAAGATGTCGTACAAATATTATATGACAATCAACCAGAATTTGTATCAGGGCAAACAATTGCTGAACAATTAAATATTTCTAGAACTTCAGTTAAAAAAATTATTGACCAGTTAAAAGTAGAAGGTTGTGAAATTAATTCTGTAAACCATAAAGGTCACCAACTTAAACAATTGGCTGATATTTGGTATCAGGGAATTGTTGAAAAAATAGTGGATGCACAAGGATTCTTTAAAGAGACTTTTGTATTTCCAACTATTGATTCAACGCAACTTGCGGCTAAACAAAAACTTGTTGGAAATCAAGATAGCCTTCTTATATTGAGTAATGAACAAACAAAAGGGCGCGGACGCTTTAATAGACCATGGGACTCTGCTAAAGGCAAAGGGCTTTGGATGAGTGCAGTATTCCGACCAAATGTTCCGTTTTCAATGATCACGACTTTCAATTTATTTATGGCACTTGCAATCAGAGAAACGATTCAAGAATTTTCTAAAGATGAAGTCGCCGTAAAATGGCCTAATGATATTTATATAGGCGATAAAAAAGTGTGTGGTTTCCTTACAGAAATGTCTGCAAATAGTGATGGTATTGAAGCTGTAATTTGTGGAATAGGTATTAATATGAACCAAGAAGCAAGTGAATTTCCTAATGAGATTGCGCATCGTGCTACGAGTATATTCAATCATTCAGATGAAAAGATAAACCGTTATGAATTTTTGAAACTCTTATTAGAAAATATTAAAAATCGTTATATGCAATTTTTAACAGTTCCGTTTGAGTCCATACGCGAAGAGTATATTGAACACTCAAATATTTGGAACAGAAAATTAAAATTCACAGAAAACGACAAACAATTTCCGGGTAAAGCAGTAGATATAGATAAAGACGGATTTTTACATGTTGAAGATGAACAAGGTGAAAAGCATCGTTTGATGAGTGCAGATATAGATTTATAG
- a CDS encoding CCA tRNA nucleotidyltransferase, with the protein MNKDLFLQAAPILQEIQDNGYEAYYVGGAVRDYLMDRPIHDIDITTSASPDEIEGIFTNTIPIGKEHGTINVVYNHENYEVTTFRAEGEYEDHRRPSEVIFVRDLYKDVERRDFTINAIAMDNQFNIKDYFNGYSDIQNKLIKTVGNPYERFNEDALRILRGLRFKSQLRFEIDSDTYKAMQEKIADTEYLSIERIIIELRKLLEGTDASIVYPLLNELQFFKYVPFFKSFNTSAIEIKDPIKLELLIAIMSFKQSSNISLSMLKISNDSKKKIQKYITLFNKLPDIKTKKALKVFVYDYGISTLSYILDMKDTLAANQIELGHPLIFNIESIDEINQNLIIRQRSDMMVNGKDILESLNQKGGPWLKDVLRNIECAIINQEIPNQKSEIINWVKTHVEI; encoded by the coding sequence ATGAATAAAGACTTATTTTTACAAGCCGCTCCAATCTTGCAAGAAATTCAAGATAACGGTTATGAAGCTTATTATGTAGGAGGGGCTGTCCGTGACTATTTAATGGATAGACCAATACATGATATTGATATTACAACAAGTGCATCTCCAGATGAAATAGAAGGTATTTTTACTAATACTATTCCAATTGGTAAAGAACATGGCACAATCAACGTCGTATATAACCATGAAAATTATGAAGTAACAACTTTTAGGGCTGAAGGTGAGTATGAAGATCATCGCAGACCTAGCGAAGTTATTTTTGTCAGAGACTTATACAAAGATGTTGAACGACGTGATTTCACAATTAACGCGATAGCTATGGATAATCAATTTAATATCAAAGATTATTTTAACGGCTATTCTGATATACAAAATAAATTGATAAAAACCGTTGGTAATCCTTATGAACGTTTTAATGAAGATGCTTTGCGTATTTTACGCGGTTTGCGTTTCAAATCACAATTACGCTTTGAGATTGATTCTGATACCTATAAAGCTATGCAAGAAAAAATTGCGGACACTGAATATTTATCAATTGAACGAATCATTATTGAACTACGTAAGTTATTAGAAGGAACTGATGCATCAATTGTATATCCTTTACTTAATGAATTACAATTCTTTAAATATGTGCCATTTTTCAAGTCATTTAATACAAGTGCTATCGAAATAAAAGATCCTATTAAATTAGAGTTGTTAATTGCAATAATGTCATTCAAACAATCTTCAAACATTTCTTTATCCATGCTGAAAATCAGTAATGACAGTAAGAAAAAAATCCAAAAATATATAACGCTTTTTAATAAACTTCCTGATATTAAAACTAAGAAAGCATTAAAGGTATTTGTTTATGACTATGGTATCTCAACACTTTCTTATATACTGGATATGAAAGATACATTAGCAGCTAATCAGATTGAACTCGGACATCCACTTATCTTTAACATCGAATCAATAGATGAAATCAATCAAAATTTAATCATACGTCAGCGTAGTGATATGATGGTTAATGGCAAAGATATTTTAGAGTCCTTAAATCAAAAGGGAGGACCTTGGTTAAAAGATGTACTTCGTAATATTGAATGTGCCATTATCAATCAAGAAATTCCAAATCAAAAAAGTGAAATCATAAATTGGGTGAAAACACATGTCGAAATATAG
- a CDS encoding zinc metallopeptidase: MSFISLIIYFAILMILPLWAQHKVKSTYEKYSQVRSTSGKTGREVAEEILRANGINDVEVLEGEGFLSDHYDPSKKVIRLSPANYSRPSVAGTAVAAHEVGHAIQHQQGYFFLRFRNALFPLANIGSNLSYLLIMAGIVLTSMQMAIGSTALWIGIFLMAFAVLFSIITLPVEFDASKRAMRNIEELHIVNDKEYKHARKVLTAAAMTYVASTAVAVAELLRFILIARSSDN; the protein is encoded by the coding sequence TTGTCTTTCATTAGTCTTATTATTTATTTTGCTATATTAATGATTTTACCGCTTTGGGCACAACACAAAGTTAAATCAACTTATGAAAAATATTCACAAGTTCGTTCTACAAGCGGCAAAACAGGACGAGAAGTGGCTGAAGAAATTTTGCGCGCCAATGGTATAAATGATGTAGAAGTTTTAGAAGGCGAAGGTTTCTTGTCAGACCATTATGATCCATCTAAAAAAGTAATTCGTTTATCTCCTGCGAACTACAGTCGTCCAAGTGTTGCTGGTACTGCTGTAGCAGCACACGAAGTGGGACATGCAATTCAACATCAGCAAGGTTATTTCTTCTTGCGTTTCAGAAATGCTTTATTCCCATTAGCAAATATCGGCAGTAATTTATCATATTTATTAATCATGGCTGGTATCGTTTTGACATCTATGCAGATGGCAATCGGTTCTACAGCATTATGGATTGGTATTTTCTTAATGGCATTTGCTGTTTTATTCTCGATTATTACATTGCCCGTTGAATTCGATGCAAGTAAACGCGCAATGCGAAATATTGAAGAATTGCATATCGTAAACGATAAAGAGTATAAACATGCGCGCAAAGTCTTAACTGCAGCTGCAATGACTTATGTTGCTTCAACAGCAGTAGCTGTAGCAGAATTATTAAGATTTATCTTAATCGCTCGTTCTAGCGATAATTAA